The following coding sequences are from one Rutidosis leptorrhynchoides isolate AG116_Rl617_1_P2 chromosome 11, CSIRO_AGI_Rlap_v1, whole genome shotgun sequence window:
- the LOC139876461 gene encoding uncharacterized protein has protein sequence MNDGYGYVNDCHMGNHDNGRMDSWQANGEPNGYYGTYDGYCDDGGYDNGYVNDFVPMDQPCDNGPISNFDSFGQPIDYCYEGDDSTWESSQHQFQEQQQEEIDLNLQELFSNFMRTHFDRIEALNHARKYLKEMLASQQKSIQSLEKVVSSLLPLVEDFVSTSISPPTTPVVSTSWSRDWNFHNDDVSFYAKTEVVESAQIPAYSITNDEDDEEDDEVFETLSTPDVFKIYDNPLSDGKDDSDDDCEDDSEYEVEDSIPGTFKVYNNPLGSTRVW, from the coding sequence ATGAATGATGGTTATGGGTATGTGAATGATTGTCACATGGGTAATCATGATAATGGGCGTATGGATTCTTGGCAAGCTAATGGTGAGCCGAATGGTTATTATGGTACTTATGATGGTTATTGTGATGACGGGGGTTATGATAATGGTTATGTGAATGATTTTGTTCCCATGGATCAACCTTGTGATAATGGTCCCATTTCTAATTTTGACTCTTTTGGTCAACCAATAGACTATTGTTATGAGGGGGATGACTCGACATGGGAGTCTTCTCAACATCAATTCCAAGAGCAACAACAAGAGGAGATCGATCTGAATTTACAAGAGTTATTCTCAAACTTCATGAGGACACACTTTGATCGCATCGAGGCTCTCAACCATGCCAGGAAATATTTAAAGGAAATGTTAGCTAGTCAACAAAAGTCCATCCAAAGTTTAGAGAAGGTCGTGAGTTCCTTACTCCCATTGGTCGAAGACTTTGTATCCACCAGCATTTCACCACCCACCACACCCGTAGTCTCCACTTCTTGGTCACGAGATTGGaactttcataatgatgatgtaagCTTTTATGCCAAGACCGAAGTGGTGGAGAGTGCACAAATACCCGCATATTCTATAACCAATGATGAAGATgacgaggaagatgatgaagtgTTTGAAACTTTGTCAACACCCGACGTTTTTAAAATCTATGATAATCCACTTAGTGATGGCAaagatgatagtgatgatgattgTGAGGATGATAGTGAATATGAGGTTGAAGATAGCATACCCGGAACTTTTAAAGTGTACAACAATCCACTCGGATCCACTCGGGTCTGGTAA